AGCCTATTGGGGCGAACCATTCCACGGGTCTGAGGAAGGGATAGTCCATCTTGTGAACTCCATGGAGGATGATGACGGCGCTGAGGAGAGTTCCGGAGCGTGGATAGAACCTCCGAACACTCCATAGAATAACACCCGCAAATGTGTAGAATATCCCTGAAATCCCGAAAGAGATGTATATGGGAACGGGTTTCGTGACGTAGCTTGCGTACAGGATTATGTAACTGGAAACCGTGAGGGGGAGTGTTAGGGCGACGAGTTTTAGGGAACGTGTCGAAACGCCTACGGCTTCCTCGTCAAGGAGAGACACGACTCCTCCGACGAGAAAGGAAACGCCAGCCGCATGAAACAGCGGAATACCCACTTCAAGTCCCGTGAAATCTGAAACTGTGGAGAGTGACGAGCTCAGAAAAAAGAGGGCCCAGAGCAGCAAAGAATCCCTCCGGTAGCGCCTCCAGTTGAGGAAAAGTGCCAATCCGGCGACCACCTTGAGGGAAAAGCTGAGGAGCTGACTTGTAAGGAGCAGGTTCATCCAAACCCCCATTAAAGTTTTTGGGTTTTCATGAATTAAAGCCTTACCCTGTAGTTCTCAACGATTATCCCCCGCTCCTCCCCCACCGTTCCGAGTTCAAAGCTCTTGAAGTGTTTGTTTAGGATTTCCAAAGCGGCCTCCTTCTCCCCCTGTGGGACCACCACGACGAAGCCGACCCTCATGTTGAAAACGCGGAACATCTCCTCCAGGGGGACGCCGTTCTCGTGGATCAGCCTGAATATCCCCTCGATTGGTGGCATCTTCAGCCTGAAGCCGTAGCCCGTGAGGCGCTTGAGGTTGGTCAGCCCGCCCCCGGTTATGTGTGCCAGCCCGTGAACCTCAACGCTTTCCAGCAGCTCAAGAACTGCCTTCACGTAAATCCTCGTTGGCTCCAAAAGCCACTCCCAGAGCTTCCTGCCCTCGTACTCGTAGTCGAGGCCGTATTTAGGGATTAGAAGCTTCCTTGCAAGGGTCAGGCCGTTGGAGTGGATTCCCGAACTGGCGATCCCGATGACGGCGTCGCCGGGCCTTATCTTCTCACCCGTGATGACCTTCTCTCTATCCACCACGCCGATGGCGGTTCCCGCCAAATCGAAGCCGTTTATCAAATCGGGCATAACCGCCGTTTCCCCGCCGACTATCGCTATTCCCGCATGTCTCGCCCCCTCGTGGAGGCCCTTCCCTATTTCCCCAAAAACCTTCTCGTTCGGCTCCTTTACGGCAAGGTAATCGACGAGGGCAACCGGCTCCGCCCCAACGCAGAGCAGGTCGTTCACGTTCATGGCTATCATGTCTATCCCTATCGTGTCGAACTTCCCAACGGCCTCGGCAACGAGCACCTTGGTTCCAACTCCATCTGTGGTCATCGCGAGGTAAAAGCTTCCGAAGTCGAGCAGGGCCGAGTAGTGGCCTATCCCGCTCGGCTCACCGGGTTTTCCTCTCCTGAACTCGAAGGTCGCCTTTGCGAGGTCTATGATTCCCCCGAGGGCCCTCGCAGTCTTTTCGTCATCAACTCCAGCCTGGGCGTAGGTGGGCATGAGCATCACCGCCGATAGTTCTCGAGCATGCTTAAAAGGTTTGCCGTGTTCATGCTAAATCCCATTAAAAAAGATTGAAAATTGAACATTTAACTGTCAATTAAGGCGCCTGAGCAGGGGCAACGCGCCCAGCAGGACGAGCAGTCCGGGCCCGCAGACCTTATTTCCTGCCCCCGACGGTGTTTTCGTCCTTCCAGTGCTCCCGGACGGCGGACTATGGGTTTCCCTTAGACCTACACTATTCGTGGTCTGTGTCCCCGGGGGTTTGCATACGAGCGGCCCAAGACTCATTGAAATTTTGAGGGGAGACGCAACTCCATTCTTGGGAACGAAGATTAGGGGGGCATCTTCGATGCCGCTACCTGCTGGAAGTCTCACCGGCGTTTCGCTGACGATAACAACCCCGTTACGGGCTCTAAAGGCCGTAAAATTCGCGCTGGAGGCATTTATGCTGCCGGGCAGCTGTAAAGCGTAGCGCCTCTCCCCGAGGGTGAAAGTTAGGGTTCCGCCTTTGAGTTCTACGGGAGTGCCCTTCAGGCCCTTATGTGGCAGCCTTATATGCGAGGCGTTTATTTCGCGGCCCTCACAGCTCTTGGTGACAGTCCCGTTGGAGTACTCCGTAACAACGCACCTTGAGACCCTCTCAATGCATCCATCGTCAAAGCGGTAAACCTCGGTTACCGTAACGTCCTTAAAGAGCGTAAAGTTGTGAGGTTCGCCGTTGATAGAGACGGTAACGTTTCTGTAGGGCACCTTAGCCTCTTCCACCCTAACAGCGTAGAGCGTCCCGTTTATAAAGCCCACGGGGGTGGTGTTGGTTAGGAGTGAATTAACGCTCCCGAGCAGGAATGCCTCTTTCCCATCGG
The window above is part of the Thermococcus sp. JdF3 genome. Proteins encoded here:
- a CDS encoding DUF835 domain-containing protein; the encoded protein is MGVWMNLLLTSQLLSFSLKVVAGLALFLNWRRYRRDSLLLWALFFLSSSLSTVSDFTGLEVGIPLFHAAGVSFLVGGVVSLLDEEAVGVSTRSLKLVALTLPLTVSSYIILYASYVTKPVPIYISFGISGIFYTFAGVILWSVRRFYPRSGTLLSAVIILHGVHKMDYPFLRPVEWFAPIGFTLGAFFNVLEVIAFLQVVLSERFRHVGKTIGPDVIKKGVFIVPPDRFASYIEALSEFPVLAFTRKRDLPDKWEVHSLTTIEEPGNIGPTQLHRIIERTRSYLAEAHREGVTGVVVIEGLEYLMMYDDFRSLMKFLATLSDYVTLYGGMLLLVLDERSPSEKQLKTLRQVLNVGD
- the purM gene encoding phosphoribosylformylglycinamidine cyclo-ligase, with amino-acid sequence MPTYAQAGVDDEKTARALGGIIDLAKATFEFRRGKPGEPSGIGHYSALLDFGSFYLAMTTDGVGTKVLVAEAVGKFDTIGIDMIAMNVNDLLCVGAEPVALVDYLAVKEPNEKVFGEIGKGLHEGARHAGIAIVGGETAVMPDLINGFDLAGTAIGVVDREKVITGEKIRPGDAVIGIASSGIHSNGLTLARKLLIPKYGLDYEYEGRKLWEWLLEPTRIYVKAVLELLESVEVHGLAHITGGGLTNLKRLTGYGFRLKMPPIEGIFRLIHENGVPLEEMFRVFNMRVGFVVVVPQGEKEAALEILNKHFKSFELGTVGEERGIIVENYRVRL